A segment of the Staphylococcus ratti genome:
GCTTTAAAAATAACAATTGAAGTAGATTTAACAACAAAGATGTCACTATTACAAAGTGAAATCGACACATGCTAAGTGTATAAGTTTTATATGAGAGGATGGGACGACGAAAGTCCTATCCTTTTTTATTTTAATCTTTTAACGCGCGTTTGAATGGGGTAGACGGTATAGACTTTTGATATAATAGAGATAAACATTTTTGAAAGGGGATAAAAAGAATGAAAGATACGAAAACATTATTGAAGCAACTGACAGACATTGATGGTATTGCAGGGCATGAATATGATGTAAAGCATACGATGAAAGCTTTGCTTGAGCCTAACAGTGATGAAATGATTTATGACAACTTAGGTGGTGTTTTTGGAAAGAAAAAAGCACAATCTGGAAGTAAAACGATTATGATTGCTGGCCATCTAGACGAGATAGGGTTTATGGTCACTAAAATTGACGAAAATGGTTATCTGAAATTCACCCCTGTCGGTGGATGGTGGAATCAAGTTATGCTATCACAAAAGGTAACGGTTATTACTGAAGAAGGACGAAAAATTAGAGGGATTATTGGTTCTAAGCCCCCACATGTATTAGGGGCTGAAGAACGTAAAAAACCTGTAGATATAAAGCAAATGTTTATAGATGTTGGTGCAAAAGATAAAGCCGAAGCAGAAGCGGCGGGTATTGAGATTGGCAATATGGTTACGCCTTATTCTGAATTTGAAACGTTGCTGAATGACAATTATATGACAGCTAAAGCGTTTGATAACCGATTTGGTTGTGCGTTGGCGGTAGATGTTTTAGATGAATTGAAAAATGAGTCAGTGAACGTCAATGTTGTCGCGGGCGCTAATGTTCAAGAAGAAGTGGGCTTACGTGGTGCTAAAGTAGCGGCACATAAAATTAAACCTGACTTGGCGATTGCTGTAGACGTTTGTATCGCTTATGATTCTCCTGGAATGGAGAAAGATGGCGATGTGAAACTTGGCCAAGGGCCTGCTGTGATTGCGCTTGACGGTTCGAATATCGGGCATGT
Coding sequences within it:
- a CDS encoding M42 family metallopeptidase, whose translation is MKDTKTLLKQLTDIDGIAGHEYDVKHTMKALLEPNSDEMIYDNLGGVFGKKKAQSGSKTIMIAGHLDEIGFMVTKIDENGYLKFTPVGGWWNQVMLSQKVTVITEEGRKIRGIIGSKPPHVLGAEERKKPVDIKQMFIDVGAKDKAEAEAAGIEIGNMVTPYSEFETLLNDNYMTAKAFDNRFGCALAVDVLDELKNESVNVNVVAGANVQEEVGLRGAKVAAHKIKPDLAIAVDVCIAYDSPGMEKDGDVKLGQGPAVIALDGSNIGHVGLVRHVKKVAKKHNLALQFDTMPGGGTDAGNIHTSLDGIPSICISVPLRYMHSNVSVLHQEDYQKAVRLVTEVIKDLDDETVENMIW